Proteins encoded together in one Coregonus clupeaformis isolate EN_2021a chromosome 30, ASM2061545v1, whole genome shotgun sequence window:
- the LOC121546003 gene encoding uncharacterized protein LOC121546003 translates to MTSGAGLSPNGKSFKMLAIIESWKEEGSCYEDSTSQFLFIFLLKVGLDCLVLSMCLRWLHTSFMDVCGLSVFLVDVVLVCAVAAVWFLGPARSPVSICFLLAHASAVFNALPLPMLGLGLLDYASEPRYTACHVAPCRDLWNYALTLLVWVLAGVYSCCSAVTNLIEVEYEGGRNALGCAVQESVFVVHFSVGISVAICCVMLLHYKQLSLWLKEANRLSEQMDNVNPMLQSHLSFRYAKLQQLGGDEDEEKALVVESEWHRPPLYLSLTLDFGTTWASYLVMCIACELLGLAVPAYISVNLLWLECANSILVGLVFWLKSDWLGPYTDRPDNICQWHVYWHLK, encoded by the coding sequence ATGACCTCTGGAGCTGGGCTCAGTCCTAACGGCAAAAGCTTCAAAATGCTGGCCATCATTGAGTCCTGGAAAGAGGAGGGGAGCTGCTACGAGGACAGCACCAGTCAGTTTCTGTTCATCTTTCTATTAAAGGTGGGCCTGGACTGTCTGGTCCTGTCAATGTGCTTGCGCTGGCTGCACACCTCCTTCATGGACGTCTGTGGCCTCTCTGTCTTCCTGGTCGATGTGGTGTTGGTGTGCGCTGTGGCGGCTGTGTGGTTCCTCGGACCCGCCCGCTCCCCGGTGTCCATCTGCTTCCTCTTGGCGCATGCTTCAGCCGTGTTCAACGCGCTGCCTCTGCCCATGCTGGGCCTGGGGCTGCTGGACTACGCCTCCGAGCCACGCTACACCGCCTGCCACGTCGCCCCCTGTAGGGACCTGTGGAACTACGCCCTGACGCTGCTGGTGTGGGTGCTGGCCGGCGTGTACTCCTGCTGCTCAGCCGTCACCAACCTCATAGAGGTTGAGTACGAGGGAGGGAGGAACGCTTTAGGGTGCGCGGTGCAGGAGTCTGTGTTTGTGGTACATTTCTCAGTGGGGATCTCCGTAGCCATCTGCTGTGTAATGCTGCTCCACTACAAACAGCTGTCTTTGTGGCTGAAGGAGGCCAACAGGCTGTCAGAGCAGATGGACAATGTTAACCCAATGCTGCAGAGCCACTTGAGCTTCAGGTATGCCAAGTTACAGCAGCTAGGGGGTGATGAGGACGAGGAGAAAGCACTGGTGGTGGAGAGCGAATGGCACAGGCCCCCCCTTTACCTCAGCCTGACTTTGGACTTCGGCACAACGTGGGCATCTTACCTGGTCATGTGCATCGCCTGTGAGCTCTTGGGCCTTGCAGTCCCTGCCTACATCAGCGTCAACCTCCTATGGTTGGAGTGCGCCAACAGCATATTGGTGGGGCTGGTGTTCTGGCTCAAGAGCGACTGGCTGGGGCCTTACACCGATCGCCCGGACAACATCTGCCAGTGGCATGTTTACTGGCACTTAAAGTAA